TATCCAAGTCATTCGTAGGCTCATCCAGAATCAGGAAGTTTGGATTCTGAATCAAAACCGTACATAAATATAAACGTTTCAATTCACCACCGCTTAATTTTTCGACAAAATCATATTGTTTTTTGGCATCAAAAAGAAAACGCTCCAACAATTGCGAAGCCGAAATAATTTTTCCTTTTGTTAACGGAATGTATTCGCCGTATTCTTTGATGATGTCAATCACACGCTGATTCGGTTTCGGATTGATACCAGTTTGTGTGTAATATCCAATTTTTATGGTTTCACCCACTACAACTTTTCCTCCGTCAAGCGGAATTGTTCCAGTCAATAAATTCAGGAAAGTCGATTTTCCGGTTCCGTTTTTACCAATAATCCCGATGCGTTCCCCACGTTGAAAATCAAAACTGAAATTGTCTAAAATGACATGGTCTTTAAACTTTTTGGAGATTTTGTGAAGCTCAATAATCTTGCTTCCCATGCGCTCCATGTTAATTTCCAGTTCTACTTTGTTCTCTCTGCGGCGACTTTGTGCTTTTTCTTTGATAACATAAAAATCATCCTGACGTGATTTTGATTTAGTTGTTCTCGCTTTTGGCTGGCGACGCATCCATTCTAATTCTTTTACGAATAAGTTTTGCGCTTTGTCGACACTGGAATTTTCGGAGGCAATTCGTTCCTCTTTTTTCTCTAAATAATAAGAGTAATTTCCTTTGTATTGGTATAATTTTCCGTTGTCTAATTCAATGATTTCGTTGCAAACACGTTCCAGGAAAAACCGGTCGTGTGTCACCATAAATAAAGTAATATTTTCTTTGGCAAAATAACTTTCTAACCATTCAATCATCTCTAAATCCAAGTGATTCGTAGGCTCATCTAAGATTAATAAGTCTGGGCGATTGATTAGGATTATAGCCAGTGACAAACGTTTTTTCTGTCCGCCTGAAAGATTTTTCACTTTTAATTTAAAATCTTCCAGCTTCAATTTGAACAAAATTTGTTTGAATTGCGTTTCAAAATCCCAAGCATTGTGTTGGTCCATTTGGTCAAAAGCTTTTTGATACGCTTCTTCATCTTCTGGGTTTTCCAATGCTTTTTCGTAGCGCTCAATCACTTTCAAAGTTTCATTATCCGAAGCGAAAATACTTTCTTCAATCGTCAATTCATCCTGCAATTGATGATCTTGTGACAGGAATGCCATTTTGATTTCTTTTCTCAAAACCACTTGTCCCGTGTCCGGCTCATCTTCGCCATTGATAATTTTCATGATGCAGGTTTTCCCCGAACCATTTTTGGCTATAAAGGCAATTTTTTGGTCTTTGTTAATTCCAAAAGAAATGTTTTCAAAAAGTGTTCTTTCCCCAAAAGATTTTGAGATATTTTCGACAGATAAGTAATTCACAAGGCTAATTTTTTTGCAAAAGTAATCTTTTTGAAGCGAAACTTTGTTACTTTCATTCTTTGCGACTTTCCATCTTAAAATATATCTTTGAAAAATGCAACTATCCGTCATCATTCTCAATTATAATGTTCGCTATTTTCTCGAGCAATGTGTTTTAAGCGTTCAAAGCGCCTTGGAAAACATTGACGGCGAAATTATTGTTGTCGATAACAATTCTCCCGATGACAGTTGCTCCATG
This region of Flavobacterium lacustre genomic DNA includes:
- a CDS encoding ABC-F family ATP-binding cassette domain-containing protein, coding for MNYLSVENISKSFGERTLFENISFGINKDQKIAFIAKNGSGKTCIMKIINGEDEPDTGQVVLRKEIKMAFLSQDHQLQDELTIEESIFASDNETLKVIERYEKALENPEDEEAYQKAFDQMDQHNAWDFETQFKQILFKLKLEDFKLKVKNLSGGQKKRLSLAIILINRPDLLILDEPTNHLDLEMIEWLESYFAKENITLFMVTHDRFFLERVCNEIIELDNGKLYQYKGNYSYYLEKKEERIASENSSVDKAQNLFVKELEWMRRQPKARTTKSKSRQDDFYVIKEKAQSRRRENKVELEINMERMGSKIIELHKISKKFKDHVILDNFSFDFQRGERIGIIGKNGTGKSTFLNLLTGTIPLDGGKVVVGETIKIGYYTQTGINPKPNQRVIDIIKEYGEYIPLTKGKIISASQLLERFLFDAKKQYDFVEKLSGGELKRLYLCTVLIQNPNFLILDEPTNDLDIVTLNVLESFLLDYPGCLLVVSHDRYFMDKIVDHLFVFRGDGVIEDFPGNYSDFRAYEDSADVAQKEENKADKKDWKQNNPTGNLTFNEQKEYQKIEREIKDLEIQKTNIEQLFSDGKIEESAIEKKANELKNIINKIEEKEERWFELSAKIEG